From the genome of Perca flavescens isolate YP-PL-M2 chromosome 12, PFLA_1.0, whole genome shotgun sequence, one region includes:
- the dsc2l gene encoding desmocollin 2-like protein — MVHEKFSNMANVLIFNICLVVMLSRVESCFIPKSLYIIVPDTIPTGYKIATVEVADCDTETMQLTLEDRRFTITSNRAIVAVTPVSVAPGGRTFSVWARDNSGLESEMVVHLVHSAIREKKPTGFLKRSKRRWSPPPFNILENDEGPFPKEINKIISDSEAKYQVFYTISGPGVNQNPVGLFSLNPQSGMLMVNRPIDREEFPSFILTTRVFDRLTNKETDLPLDVKVVVDDVNDNAPTFVNQLQFTVPEQSVAGTVVGKVNATDRDLAGTIHTKIKYFLTTGLDLFAINSETGVITTATNTLDREAKDKHLVTVVIKDMDGAVNGLSTTGTATITVGDINDNVPIFTKTSYAVDVKENESEKLLLRIPVEDRDLINTPNWISKFVISKGNENGHFRIDTDPKTNEGLLYVSKPLDYEQNKNVKLEITARNQAELSGTTDQLRSIPVDVNVLNEDEGPAFSAPTIRFTVKENTPNGTLIGSYIATDPETKSSNGITYYKLTDPASWITVNRNNGELRVANTIDRESTFVQNGIYNIPMKAVDTSSKTGTGTVIIVVEDVNDNVPVIPTPEMVLCEKEGELGSVLVVAEDKDQKPFSDPFSFSLPHGHDGKWSLTKVNGTAAMLRHIQELPTGIYHVPIDVTDLQGFGKTQTAKVRICQCRNGACLAKDHSVSLGPLALLAMLLPLLFLLLLGLLLAFFCVTKREKLEFEDVGDSGGILLKSNTESPGEEVDSSLITIPTTGIDQAVKGSVKGVNAGWSGNKSFSTIGGQSTHGNGMHGASGVVTSDTQEYYSGQYDNQFGTQSGQFGMGSGINFDNRYLAQDATFLHNWQTNGRYINQKLAYFGTEDGRYADDLIHSYGFEGAGSAAGSVGCCSDFGDNDNLDFLNALGPKFKTLGAVCRKN; from the exons ATGGTCCATGAAAAGTTTTCAAACATGGCGAACGTTTTAATTTTCAACATTTGCCTGGTGGTG ATGTTGTCCCGTGTGGAGTCGTGTTTTATCCCGAAGTCTCTGTACATAATTGTGCCCGACACAATTCCTACTGGATACAAAATCGCAACAG TTGAAGTTGCCGACTGTGATACCGAAACAATGCAGTTAACTTTGGAGGACCGACGTTTTACAATAACGAGTAATCGAGCAATAGTAGCTGTAACGCCTGTATCAGTGGCACCAGGAGGGCGGACATTTTCTGTGTGGGCTCGGGACAACAGTGGACTGGAAAGTGAGATGGTAGTTCACCTTGTCCACAGTGCAATACGGGAAAAAAAG CCCACAGGCTTTCTGAAGCGCTCCAAGAGACGTTGGAGTCCTCCACCCTTCAACATTTTAGAGAATGATGAAGGACCTTTTCCAAAAGAAATTAACAAG ATTATATCGGACTCGGAAGCCAAGTACCAAGTGTTCTACACCATCAGTGGACCTGGTGTCAATCAGAATCCAGTGGGATTGTTCAGTCTGAACCCTCAAAGTGGGATGTTGATGGTGAACAGGCCAATTGATCGTGAAGAGTTCCCATCGTTTATA TTAACAACCAGAGTTTTTGACAGACTCACAAATAAGGAGACAGACTTACCTTTGGACGTCAAAGTAGTTGTAGATGATGTGAATGACAACGCTCCAACATTCGTAAACCAACTACAATTCACTGTGCCAGAGCAAAGCGTCGCAG GGACAGTGGTGGGGAAGGTGAATGCTACAGACAGAGACCTAGCAGGAACCATCCACACCAAGATCAAGTATTTTCTCACAACTGGGTTAGACCTGTTTGCCATCAACTCAGAAACGGGTGTCATCACTACAGCAACTAACACCCTGGACAGAGAG GCAAAAGACAAGCATTTGGTGACAGTAGTAATCAAAGATATGGACGGTGCAGTAAATGGCCTTTCAACCACAGGAACAGCAACCATTACTGTGGGAGATATCAACGACAACGTGCCCATTTTCACAAAAACATCC TATGCAGTTGATGtcaaagaaaatgaaagtgaaaaactcCTCCTCCGAATTCCCGTTGAAGATAGGGATTTAATAAACACACCAAACTGGATTTCGAAATTCGTCATTAGTAAAGGAAATGAAAATGGACATTTCAGAATAGATACTGACCCCAAAACCAACGAGGGGCTTCTGTATGTCTCAAAG CCCTTAGATTATGAGCAgaacaaaaatgtaaagcttGAGATTACAGCACGTAATCAAGCTGAGCTGAGTGGCACCACGGACCAATTGAGGTCCATCCCTGTGGATGTCAATGTCCTCAATGAAGATGAGGGTCCAGCATTCTCGGCTCCTACTATCCGCTTCACTGTCAAAGAGAACACACCAAACGGCACACTGATAGGAAGTTACATAGCTACGGATCCCGAGACCAAGAGCAGCAACGGCATCAC GTATTACAAGCTCACAGACCCAGCCTCCTGGATCACTGTCAACAGAAATAATGGAGAGCTGAGAGTGGCAAACACAATTGACAGAGAGTCAACGTTTGTCCAAAATGGAATTTACAACATCCCCATGAAGGCTGTTGATACTA GCTCCAAAACAGGAACAGGAACAGTCATTATTGTGGTGGAGGATGTCAACGACAACGTGCCAGTGATCCCCACCCCCGAGATGGTGTTGTGTGAGAAGGAAGGAGAGCTCGGCTCAGTGCTGGTTGTGGCTGAAGACAAAGACCAGAAACCCTTTTCTGACCCCTTCAGCTTTAGTCTGCCACACGGTCATGATGGCAAATGGTCCTTGACAAAAGTTAATG GCACAGCAGCTATGTTGCGGCACATCCAAGAGCTCCCCACAGGAATATACCATGTTCCCATAGATGTTACAGATCTGCAGGGCTTTGGTAAAACACAGACAGCGAAAGTGAGGATCTGCCAGTGCAGGAATGGAGCCTGCTTGGCCAAGGACCACTCTGTGTCATTAGGGCCACTGGCTTTACTGGCTATGCTGTTGCCTCTGCTCTTCCTCCTACTGCTCG GCCTACTGCTTGCATTTTTCtgtgtgacaaagagagagaaactagAATTTGAAGATGTAGGAGACAGTGGTGGAATCCTGCTCAAATCAAACACCGAGTCCCCAGGGGAAGAAGTG GATTCAAGCCTCATCACTATTCCCACTACTGGGATTGACCAAGCAGTGAAGGGCTCAGTGAAGGGAGTGAATGCAGGATGGTCTGGGAACAAGAGCTTCAGCACAATCGGAGGCCAAAGCACACATGGGAATGGGATGCATGGGGCGTCCGGTGTTGTCACATCCGATACGCAAGAGTACTATTCTGGCCAGTATGATAACCAATTTGGTACTCAGTCTGGTCAGTTTGGTATGGGTAGCGGTATAAACTTTGACAACAGATACCTTGCCCAGGACGCAACCTTTCTTCACAACTGGCAAACAAACGGCCGCTATATAAACCAG AAGCTGGCCTATTTTGGAACAGAGGATGGACGGTACGCAGATGACCTCATCCACTCCTATGGTTTTGAGGGGGCGGGCTCTGCAGCTGGCTCTGTGGGATGCTGCAGCGACTTTGGTGACAACGATAACCTTGACTTCCTGAACGCGCTCGGACCAAAGTTCAAAACTCTAGGAGCTGTCTGCAGAAAGAATTGA
- the LOC114565930 gene encoding desmoglein-2, translating into MAPLLKCSLFILLACLITLVPVGAEGKGFHRQKREWIIAPRQLVENHDYTTLDHIARIRSDKENYTTIWYYLSGPGVDQSPVGRFAIDRDTGFVKIFSILDREETSSYHLRGLAKFTDGTLAEKDIDLHITVLDVNDNPPIIKVQQVGYVNESSAAGTFVMKVIATDADQENTAHSKIVYRIVGQSSTAGMFSIISDTGEVIVRQSTLDRETQDTYTLTIEASDMGGQAGGLSGTGEIVVKILDINDNIPTLEKESYEGSVQENTVNVEVMRIKAVDMDLIYTENWLAVYEIVSGNEAGYFTITTDNRTNEGIIMIHKALDYEELKTLNLEVALSNKAAYNFGSGIMTGPIIPKTYPVKINVINQKEGPRFQPSVKVVTISEDQSSVFINKVITTYSAIDSDTLKTATNVRYAKFKDEGNWLIVDEKTAEIKLNKLPDRESKLLINGTYYAEIICISNDDSSKTATGTIAIQVEDFNDHCPKLTTTIQTMCLEEAHSVIYATAVDEDKFPNSAPFEFTVIQGSSQGGWKVEYLNETTAILRDQANLWPGTYKVAVEIKDQQGKSCADVQMMDVIVCSCHDVTKTCTQRTAKTVDFGAKGVLLLLLGLLLLLLLPLLLLFCLCGGAAAIGDFKAIPYDTKQQLISYHTEGQGEDKEVPLLHVPVEVDGGTMNAKNINTYEGKGNFGELNDFGAAAGGKGTGLNTLTMTAEDMRLYNQYNHSGWQGGFDYSNAGMMTGQENNFSHYRAGAFDGMALSDQFLEEYYSSKANHAAHQSQQKDALLVYDYEGKESLAGSIGCCSLLENDNDLAFLNDLGPKFKTLAEVCQGSTLVTESVEAELSISPPRPVSPVWPSTNTYVHTHTKIRDRDHANINTLNTSNVASGCSTIVHEERITERAQGSDTVPSVHVQDKSGISSQTLLIQQPTMYYAATPMYVVESKPQMVLVSGGTQQAMSQVGQVGLSHGLVQVGGLQSGQGMVQVGGLQGSHGVVLVDRQVGMGGVTGQVAQGHSQGTHSRSRQVLVVENGSSGGEQGAHLAQGFVQTGHRSAEQGLEVRGQGLNVQTESFSLGSRGSAGSNEDFTVTATPKLKGSQRVVVQRKKVSVTERNIESSTRA; encoded by the exons ATGGCTCCACTGCTGAAATGCAGCCTTTTTATTCTGCTGGCGTGCTTAATAACG CTCGTTCCTGTGGGGGCAGAAGGAAAAGGCTTTCACAGACAGAAAAGAGAATGGATCATAGCTCCCAGACAGCTCGTGGAGAACCACGATTACACAACCTTGGATCATATCGCTAGA attcgcTCTGATAAGGAGAACTACACCACAATATGGTATTATCTATCGGGGCCTGGTGTTGACCAGTCCCCTGTTGGTAGATTTGCTATTGACCGTGACACTGGCTTTGTGAAAATCTTTTCCATTCTGGACCGAGAGGAGACCTCCTCCTATCAT CTACGAGGCTTGGCAAAATTCACTGATGGGACCCTTGCTGAAAAGGATATTGACCTTCATATTACTGTTTTGGATGTAAATGACAACCCACCGATCATTAAAGTACAGCAAGTTGGATATGTCAATGAATCAAGTGCAGCAG GTACTTTTGTGATGAAAGTGATAGCAACTGATGCTGATCAAGAGAACACAGCCCACTCCAAGATTGTCTACAGAATTGTGGGGCAGAGTAGCACAGCAGGGATGTTCTCCATCATCTCTGATACTGGAGAGGTCATTGTTCGACAGAGCACTCTAGATAGAGAG acaCAGGATACATATACGTTGACTATAGAAGCATCCGATATGGGTGGACAAGCGGGAGGACTGTCAGGAACCGGAGAAATTGTGGTCAAAATTCTGGACATAAATGACAATATTCCAACCCTGGAAAAAGAATCC tATGAAGGGAGTGTGCAGGAGAACACTGTCAATGTGGAAGTGATGAGGATCAAAGCCGTTGACATGGATCTGATTTACACTGAAAACTGGCTGGCTGTGTATGAAATCGTTTCAGGGAATGAGGCAGGCTATTTCACTATCACTACTGATAATCGGACCAATGAGGGAATTATCATGATTCACAAG GCCTTGGACTATGAGGAACTAAAGACACTTAACTTGGAAGTGGCTCTTTCTAACAAAGCAGCATATAATTTTGGCAGTGGGATCATGACTGGGCCTATAATCCCAAAAACATACCCTGTTAAAATCAATGTGATCAATCAGAAGGAAGGCCCCCGATTCCAACCAAGTGTCAAAGTGGTGACTATCTCTGAGGACCAGTCTTCCGTCTTCATCAACAAAGTTATCACTACCTACTCTGCTATTGACAGTGACACGCTAAAAACAGCCACCAACGTAAG GTATGCTAAATTCAAAGATGAGGGCAACTGGTTGATTGTTGATGAAAAGACGGCAGAGATCAAGCTGAATAAGCTTCCTGACAGAGAGTCCAAGTTATTGATCAATGGAACATATTATGCTGAAATTATATGCATCTCCAATG ATGATTCCTCAAAAACTGCCACAGGGACCATAGCCATTCAGGTGGAGGACTTTAATGATCACTGTCCAAAACTGACCACTACAATCCAGACCATGTGCCTCGAGGAGGCACATAGTGTGATCTACGCCACAGCCGTAGACGAAGACAAGTTCCCCAATTCTGCACCATTTGAATTCACTGTGATTCAGGGGAGCAGCCAGGGAGGATGGAAAGTGGAGTATCTTAATG AAACCACAGCCATTCTGCGAGACCAAGCCAACTTGTGGCCAGGCACGTACAAAGTGGCAGTGGAGATCAAAGACCAGCAGGGAAAGTCATGTGCTGATGTTCAGATGATGGACGTAATTGTGTGTAGTTGCCATGATGTCACTAAAACCTGTACGCAGCGCACTGCAAAGACTGTGGATTTTGGAGCTAAAGGTGTCCTGCTTCTGCTCCTGGGACTGCTGCTTCTGCTAT TGTTGCCCCTTCTGCTGCTGTTCTGCCTGTGTGGAGGTGCAGCAGCTATTGGAGATTTCAAGGCCATACCATATGATACGAAGCAACAGCTCATCTCATATCACACTGAGGGACAGGGAGAAGACAAG GAAGTACCTCTTCTACATGTCCCAGTGGAAGTTGATGGTGGCACAATGAATGCCAAAAACATCAACACCTATGAGGGAAAGGGGAACTTTGGAGAACTGAATGACTTTGGAGCTGCAGCAGGGGGAAAAGGCACGGGCCTAAATACTTTAACCATGACAGCCGAGGACATGCGCCTGTACAACCAATATAACCATTCCGGTTGGCAGGGGGGCTTTGACTACAGTAATGCTGGGATGATGACCGGACAAGAAAATAATTTCTCCCATTACAGGGCTGGGGCCTTTGATGGGATGGCTCTATCTGATCAGTTCCTGGAGGAGTATTATTCAAGT aaagCCAACCATGCTGCACACCAATCCCAGCAAAAGGACGCTCTGCTGGTCTATGACTATGAGGGTAAAGAGTCCCTGGCAGGTTCTATAGGTTGCTGCAGCCTTCTTGAGAATGACAATGACCTTGCGTTCCTCAATGATCTCGGGCCTAAATTCAAAACCCTGGCTGAGGTTTGTCAGGGGTCGACCTTGGTAACGGAGTCTGTGGAAGCAGAGCTTTCTATCTCTCCACCCAGACCAGTGTCTCCTGTCTGGCCCTCCACCAACACATATGTCCATACTCACACAAAAATCAGGGACAGGGACCACGCCAACATCAACACCCTCAACACCTCCAATGTAGCGTCTGGATGCTCCACCATTGTGCATGAGGAGAGAATCACTGAGAGAGCCCAGGGTTCAGACACCGTTCCCAGCGTACATGTCCAAGACAAGAGTGGGATTTCCAGTCAGACGCTGCTCATACAGCAGCCCACGATGTACTACGCTGCCACACCCATGTATGTAGTTGAGTCCAAGCCCCAAATGGTGCTTGTGTCAGGGGGCACCCAGCAGGCAATGAGTCAAGTAGGCCAAGTTGGGCTAAGTCATGGGCTGGTGCAGGTTGGTGGCCTGCAAAGTGGCCAGGGGATGGTGCAGGTTGGTGGCCTGCAAGGTTCTCATGGTGTGGTCCTTGTAGATAGGCAAGTAGGAATGGGTGGAGTGACAGGGCAGGTAGCACAAGGCCATTCACAAGGAACCCACTCCAGGTCAAGACAGGTGTTAGTGGTGGAGAACGGGTCCTCAGGGGGAGAGCAAGGTGCGCACTTAGCACAGGGCTTTGTTCAGACAGGACATAGGTCTGCAGAGCAGGGTTTGGAGGTAAGAGGTCAAGGTTTGAATGTTCAAACTGAGAGTTTTTCACTGGGTTCACGCGGTTCTGCCGGATCAAATGAGGACTTTACTGTGACCGCCACACCCAAATTGAAAGGAAGCCAGAGAGTGGTTGTGCAACGTAAGAAGGTCTCTGTAACTGAGAGGAATATTGAATCTAGTACAAGGGCGTAA